A section of the Chthonomonadales bacterium genome encodes:
- the gatC gene encoding Asp-tRNA(Asn)/Glu-tRNA(Gln) amidotransferase subunit GatC produces MALTPDDVRKVALLARLELDDDEIERQSRRINELMARFEALQQIDVTGVEPTFQSVPMCNVLREDEPRPSLHREELLANAPESRDGLFIVPRILGD; encoded by the coding sequence ATGGCGCTAACGCCCGACGATGTGCGCAAGGTGGCCCTCCTGGCGCGCCTGGAGTTGGATGACGACGAGATCGAGCGCCAGAGCCGCCGCATCAACGAGCTCATGGCGCGCTTCGAGGCGCTCCAGCAGATCGACGTGACCGGCGTCGAGCCCACCTTCCAGAGCGTTCCGATGTGCAACGTGCTGCGCGAGGACGAGCCCCGCCCCTCGCTTCACCGGGAGGAGTTGCTCGCTAACGCCCCGGAGTCGCGCGACGGTCTCTTCATCGTTCCCCGCATCCTCGGCGACTGA
- the gatA gene encoding Asp-tRNA(Asn)/Glu-tRNA(Gln) amidotransferase subunit GatA, which yields MADLHNLTARALGALIAGRQVSAREAAEAFLARIEVADPGIHAFLTVTREHALADAAAIDARLKAGERPGPLAGVPVALKDVLCTRGIRTTCGSRILERFVPPYDATVAARLAAVGTILLGKANCDEFAMGSSTENSAFGPTRNPWDPERVPGGSSGGSAAAVAAREAPIALGTDTGGSIRQPAALCGVVGLKPTYGRVSRWGLVAYASSLDQVGPLTRTVEDAALTLNAIAGRDPLDSTSADLPVPDYTQACRAEVRGLRLGVPSEFLGGEVDPTVAGMTRQAVDTLCEAGAEAEECSLPSVTHCLAAYYIIAPAEASSNLARYDGVRYGMRSREHAGHIGMAERTRDEGFGDEVKQRIMIGTYALSAGYYDAYYRRAQQVRTLIRRDFDRAFERYDLLVTPTSPTVAFRLAERADDPLAMKLADICTLPANMAGIPAISVPCGFLEGLPLGLQILGKAFDEPTLLRAAYTYEQATDWHRRRPPL from the coding sequence ATGGCCGACCTGCACAACCTCACGGCTCGCGCGCTCGGGGCGCTGATCGCCGGGCGTCAGGTGAGCGCGCGCGAGGCCGCGGAGGCGTTCCTGGCGCGGATCGAGGTCGCCGACCCAGGCATACATGCCTTCCTCACCGTGACCCGCGAGCACGCCCTGGCCGACGCGGCGGCGATAGACGCGCGTCTGAAGGCCGGGGAGCGCCCTGGACCTCTGGCCGGCGTGCCGGTCGCCCTGAAGGACGTGCTGTGTACGCGCGGCATCCGCACGACCTGCGGCTCGCGCATCCTTGAGCGCTTCGTCCCGCCCTACGACGCCACCGTCGCGGCGCGGCTCGCGGCCGTCGGCACGATCCTCCTCGGCAAGGCCAACTGCGATGAGTTCGCGATGGGCTCATCAACTGAGAACAGCGCCTTCGGTCCGACGCGCAACCCGTGGGATCCCGAGCGCGTGCCGGGGGGCTCGTCGGGTGGATCCGCCGCGGCCGTCGCCGCGCGCGAGGCACCCATCGCGCTGGGCACCGACACCGGCGGGTCCATCCGGCAGCCGGCGGCGCTGTGCGGTGTCGTCGGGCTCAAACCCACCTACGGGCGCGTGAGCCGCTGGGGTCTGGTGGCCTACGCCTCCTCGCTCGACCAGGTCGGGCCGCTGACGCGCACCGTGGAGGACGCGGCGCTGACGCTCAACGCGATCGCGGGGCGCGACCCGCTCGACAGCACCTCCGCGGACCTGCCCGTACCGGACTACACACAGGCGTGCCGCGCCGAGGTGCGAGGTCTGCGCCTGGGCGTGCCGAGCGAGTTCCTGGGCGGGGAAGTCGACCCCACGGTGGCCGGTATGACGCGCCAGGCCGTCGACACCCTGTGCGAGGCCGGAGCGGAGGCCGAGGAGTGCTCGCTCCCGAGCGTGACGCACTGCCTCGCCGCCTACTACATCATCGCGCCCGCGGAGGCGTCCAGCAATCTGGCCCGTTACGACGGCGTTCGGTACGGCATGCGCTCGCGCGAGCACGCGGGACACATCGGCATGGCCGAGCGCACGCGCGACGAGGGCTTCGGCGACGAGGTCAAGCAGCGCATCATGATCGGCACCTACGCGCTCTCCGCCGGCTACTACGACGCCTACTACCGCCGCGCGCAGCAGGTACGCACGCTAATACGCCGCGACTTCGACCGCGCCTTCGAGCGCTACGACCTGCTGGTCACCCCGACCTCGCCCACCGTCGCCTTTCGGCTGGCCGAGCGGGCCGACGATCCGCTGGCCATGAAGCTGGCGGACATCTGCACGCTGCCAGCCAACATGGCCGGCATACCGGCGATCTCGGTGCCCTGCGGGTTCCTGGAGGGCCTTCCCCTGGGGCTGCAAATCCTCGGCAAGGCGTTCGACGAACCGACGCTGCTGCGCGCCGCGTACACCTACGAACAGGCGACCGACTGGCACCGCAGGCGGCCGCCGCTGTGA
- the gatB gene encoding Asp-tRNA(Asn)/Glu-tRNA(Gln) amidotransferase subunit GatB: protein MPEYEAAIGMEVHAELLTGSKMFCGCRNAFGGEPNTRCCPVCTGMPGSLPVMNRRAVEHVIRAALALNCRVSPDARFDRKNYFYPDLPKGFQISQYERPIGIEGWLGIDTEAGPKRVRIRRVHLEEDTGKLLHLATGESAVDFNRSGVPLMEIVTEFPPDMRTAEEARAYLTKLRAVLTYIGVSDGKMEEGSLRCEPNLSVRPVGSAGLGTKTEIKNLNSFRAVYRGIEYETARQIGVLRSGGAVAQETRGWDDARGQTFTQRSKEVEQEYRYFPEPDLVPLQIDEEWVDRIRRAMPELPDAARARFVEQYELPPHAADALTQTRATADFFEEAALTSGDPRAAANWMIGDLARLLNASGTEITDSRVSPRHLADMLALMAEGVISGKMAKGIFEEMFATGVSARALADRAGPQVSDTAAIAAWLEEAIAAEPRVWQELCGGDTRKQGYFVGQVMKASRGKANPAEVNRVLRARMEGA, encoded by the coding sequence ATGCCGGAGTATGAAGCCGCCATCGGCATGGAGGTTCACGCCGAGCTCCTGACCGGGAGCAAGATGTTCTGCGGATGCCGCAACGCCTTCGGAGGCGAGCCGAACACGCGCTGTTGCCCGGTCTGCACCGGCATGCCGGGCTCCCTGCCCGTGATGAACCGCCGCGCCGTCGAGCACGTGATCCGCGCCGCGCTCGCGCTTAACTGCCGTGTGTCGCCGGACGCGCGCTTCGACCGCAAGAACTACTTCTACCCCGACCTTCCGAAGGGATTCCAGATCTCGCAGTATGAGCGCCCGATCGGAATCGAGGGCTGGCTGGGCATCGACACGGAGGCCGGGCCGAAGCGCGTGCGCATTCGCCGCGTGCATCTCGAGGAGGACACGGGCAAGCTCCTCCACCTGGCCACGGGGGAGAGCGCCGTTGACTTCAACCGCAGCGGCGTCCCGCTGATGGAGATCGTGACCGAGTTCCCGCCGGACATGCGCACCGCGGAGGAGGCGCGGGCTTACCTCACGAAACTGCGGGCGGTGCTCACCTACATCGGCGTCTCCGACGGCAAGATGGAGGAGGGCAGCCTCCGATGTGAGCCCAATCTCTCGGTGCGGCCGGTCGGCTCCGCGGGTCTGGGCACCAAGACAGAGATCAAAAACCTCAACTCGTTCCGCGCCGTATACAGGGGCATAGAGTACGAGACGGCGCGCCAGATCGGCGTCCTGCGCTCCGGCGGCGCCGTTGCCCAGGAGACACGTGGCTGGGACGACGCCAGGGGACAGACGTTCACCCAGCGGAGCAAGGAGGTCGAGCAGGAGTACCGCTATTTCCCGGAGCCTGACCTTGTACCGCTGCAGATCGATGAGGAGTGGGTCGACCGGATCCGCCGCGCCATGCCCGAGTTGCCCGATGCCGCGCGCGCGCGCTTCGTCGAGCAGTACGAGTTGCCGCCACACGCCGCCGACGCCCTCACGCAGACGCGCGCGACGGCCGACTTCTTTGAGGAGGCGGCCCTGACATCGGGTGACCCCAGGGCGGCGGCGAACTGGATGATCGGCGACCTGGCGCGCCTGCTCAACGCATCCGGCACCGAGATCACGGATTCGCGGGTGAGCCCTCGCCACCTCGCCGACATGTTGGCGCTGATGGCCGAGGGTGTCATCAGCGGCAAGATGGCGAAGGGGATCTTCGAGGAGATGTTCGCCACGGGCGTGTCGGCCCGCGCGCTTGCCGACAGGGCGGGCCCACAGGTGAGCGATACGGCGGCGATCGCGGCATGGCTGGAGGAGGCCATCGCCGCCGAACCCCGGGTGTGGCAGGAACTGTGCGGCGGTGACACCCGGAAGCAGGGGTACTTCGTGGGGCAGGTGATGAAGGCATCGCGTGGGAAGGCAAACCCGGCCGAGGTGAACCGCGTGCTTCGCGCGCGCATGGAGGGAGCTTGA
- a CDS encoding YggT family protein: MGLQPLLGLVFLALNILSFLILVDVVLSWATMLGGRGVSPNHPWVRALHRVTTPVLEPFRKLLPPSKLQGWDLSPFLAILAIQFVQDLLRRAALGS; this comes from the coding sequence ATGGGTTTGCAGCCGCTGTTGGGTCTGGTCTTCCTCGCGCTCAACATCCTGTCGTTTCTGATACTCGTCGACGTGGTGCTCTCCTGGGCGACGATGCTCGGGGGGCGCGGCGTGTCTCCCAACCACCCGTGGGTTCGGGCACTGCACCGCGTAACGACGCCCGTTCTTGAGCCGTTTCGAAAGCTGCTGCCCCCGAGCAAGCTGCAGGGTTGGGACCTCTCGCCCTTCCTGGCCATCCTGGCCATTCAGTTCGTGCAGGATCTGCTGCGGCGCGCGGCGCTGGGCTCGTAG
- a CDS encoding DivIVA domain-containing protein, which yields MRNSPIDLVNKRFPGALRGYTRAAVDDYLREVSTDYEEVVSENARLRETIETLQRELSAFRAVEATLKDALVLAQKAADDTRSAARREAEAVLRDARAGATEVVARAERQAEAAHVQRERFVSELRVLLRTHMEQVEALPREPAAPPPTPVSSAREPASSTDAELSPGHVGG from the coding sequence GTGCGCAACTCCCCGATCGACCTGGTGAACAAGCGTTTCCCGGGCGCCCTGCGCGGGTACACGCGCGCCGCCGTGGACGACTACCTGCGCGAGGTATCGACCGACTACGAGGAGGTCGTCTCCGAGAACGCGCGGCTCCGCGAGACGATCGAGACCCTCCAACGCGAGCTAAGCGCCTTCCGAGCCGTCGAGGCCACGCTCAAGGACGCCCTGGTTCTCGCCCAGAAGGCCGCTGACGACACGCGCTCGGCTGCGCGCCGCGAGGCGGAGGCCGTGCTACGCGACGCGCGCGCCGGGGCTACGGAGGTCGTCGCTCGCGCGGAGCGACAGGCGGAGGCCGCTCACGTCCAGCGCGAGCGCTTCGTCTCGGAGTTGCGCGTTCTACTGCGTACGCACATGGAGCAAGTCGAGGCGCTTCCGCGCGAACCTGCCGCACCGCCCCCCACCCCGGTGTCTAGCGCCCGCGAACCTGCGTCCAGCACCGATGCCGAGTTGAGCCCGGGCCATGTGGGCGGCTGA
- a CDS encoding CPBP family intramembrane metalloprotease, with the protein MWAAESPPPEPPAASVRWHTAALLLVVAALFAGTYLSVRSRGAARTSDTARMTLEGLAAARQAYWMSHTGQGGARLAAALKADAVRKLAALARAAPSPSAVRRLALMQYWEGDSRWAATLLGLRDLAPPGRRLDVERELDLWRRVLTPGALRPRDVEDAAARVAGLNLGWFKRIALEALYRNAGENEAARRESEAAQRTTAAFAYLNMVGLLALGLGAVLLLMAARRVMAALREPGGLRWLLPALPPPLPRVQADRLYLVFLAYLGTMAAARFGLFGVARALVHRGGPPSPAAGAAISLAVGLVAVGIPTLMLLWFGRRGGPGFVAIGIRRVAWLRESAWGLLGYITATPLLALAVAVSAWAFRNVSTPMNPAAAQFAASGNHWWQGVLLLHAVLVAPVSEEVMFRGVFYRALQPRLGVGGAALVSAAVFAVLHPQLPIGFAGIFVLGLAFTALYLLRGSLLSAIVAHALNNGVIFISLALLMGT; encoded by the coding sequence ATGTGGGCGGCTGAGTCGCCGCCGCCAGAGCCGCCCGCGGCGTCTGTCCGATGGCATACCGCGGCGCTCCTTCTGGTGGTCGCGGCGCTCTTCGCCGGCACCTACCTCTCGGTGCGCAGTCGGGGCGCCGCGCGCACGAGCGACACTGCCCGCATGACGCTTGAGGGCCTGGCAGCGGCCCGCCAGGCCTACTGGATGAGCCACACCGGCCAGGGTGGCGCGCGGCTCGCGGCGGCGCTGAAGGCCGATGCCGTGCGCAAACTTGCGGCGCTCGCGCGCGCGGCCCCTTCACCCTCCGCCGTACGCCGGCTGGCCCTCATGCAGTACTGGGAGGGCGACTCGCGCTGGGCCGCGACGCTCCTCGGCCTGCGCGACCTCGCCCCACCTGGCCGACGCCTGGACGTGGAGCGCGAGCTTGACCTCTGGCGGCGCGTACTCACTCCGGGCGCGCTGCGTCCCAGGGACGTCGAGGATGCCGCGGCCAGGGTCGCGGGGCTGAACCTCGGCTGGTTCAAGCGAATCGCCCTGGAAGCCCTCTACCGCAACGCCGGCGAGAACGAGGCCGCCCGTCGCGAGTCCGAGGCCGCCCAGCGCACCACGGCCGCCTTCGCCTACCTGAACATGGTCGGCCTGCTGGCGCTTGGCCTTGGCGCCGTCCTTCTGTTGATGGCTGCAAGGCGAGTGATGGCGGCGCTGCGCGAGCCTGGTGGCCTGCGCTGGCTTCTCCCGGCGCTGCCGCCTCCCCTGCCCCGCGTCCAGGCCGACCGGCTCTACCTCGTGTTCCTGGCCTACCTGGGGACGATGGCCGCGGCACGGTTCGGCCTCTTCGGGGTCGCTCGCGCCCTCGTCCACCGTGGCGGCCCGCCATCGCCGGCGGCCGGAGCCGCCATCTCGCTGGCCGTCGGCCTGGTCGCCGTCGGCATACCGACGCTCATGCTGCTCTGGTTCGGCCGGCGCGGCGGGCCCGGCTTCGTGGCCATCGGCATCCGCCGCGTCGCGTGGCTGCGCGAATCGGCCTGGGGCCTCCTGGGCTACATCACGGCCACTCCGCTCCTGGCGCTTGCCGTGGCGGTCTCGGCGTGGGCCTTCCGCAACGTGTCCACCCCGATGAACCCGGCGGCGGCGCAGTTTGCCGCCTCGGGAAACCACTGGTGGCAAGGGGTGCTCCTTTTGCATGCCGTTCTCGTCGCTCCGGTCTCCGAGGAGGTGATGTTCCGCGGCGTGTTCTATCGCGCGCTCCAGCCGCGCCTCGGCGTCGGCGGCGCGGCCCTGGTATCGGCCGCCGTGTTCGCCGTGCTGCATCCGCAACTCCCCATCGGCTTCGCGGGCATATTCGTCCTCGGCCTGGCGTTCACGGCGCTCTACCTGTTACGCGGCTCGCTGCTCTCGGCGATCGTCGCGCACGCGCTCAACAACGGCGTCATCTTCATCTCGCTAGCGCTGCTGATGGGGACATAG
- a CDS encoding DUF167 domain-containing protein translates to MADATLTVRVTPRAARAGVVRVADGVVYLRVTAPPVEGAANAATIALLAEALDVSRSRVALTSGASGRLKRVTIQGMAAVDALDCLARAAGPR, encoded by the coding sequence ATGGCGGACGCGACGCTGACGGTGCGCGTGACGCCTCGGGCCGCTCGCGCCGGCGTGGTCCGCGTGGCCGACGGGGTCGTGTACCTTCGGGTGACCGCGCCGCCGGTCGAGGGTGCGGCCAACGCCGCCACAATCGCGCTGCTTGCCGAGGCGCTCGACGTGTCCAGGTCGCGAGTCGCGCTCACCTCGGGCGCCTCTGGCCGCCTGAAGCGCGTCACCATCCAAGGCATGGCGGCGGTGGACGCCCTGGACTGCCTGGCGCGTGCGGCAGGGCCGAGGTGA
- the purS gene encoding phosphoribosylformylglycinamidine synthase subunit PurS, which produces MAQVKVYVTLKPTLLDAQGRAVQSGLKALGYDSVQQVRVGKYIEMEVAGDQAAVDREVREMCDRLLANPVIENYRYEVIE; this is translated from the coding sequence ATGGCACAGGTCAAAGTCTACGTGACCCTAAAGCCCACACTTCTCGACGCGCAGGGACGGGCCGTGCAGAGCGGCCTGAAGGCGCTCGGCTACGACTCGGTCCAGCAAGTGCGGGTCGGCAAGTACATTGAGATGGAGGTTGCGGGCGACCAGGCGGCGGTCGACCGCGAGGTGCGCGAGATGTGCGATCGGCTCCTCGCCAATCCGGTCATCGAGAACTACCGCTACGAGGTGATTGAGTGA
- the purQ gene encoding phosphoribosylformylglycinamidine synthase subunit PurQ: MKFGVVRFPGSNCDQDAFHVLRDVVRQPVDYVWHQEAALKGYDCIVLPGGFSYGDYLRTGALARLSPVMDAVAKHAERGRPVIGICNGFQVLCEAHLLPGALVRNVRRKFVCRTVHLRTENAGTPWTCALRDAQVLRVPIAHGEGCYVADDDTLAELSAARRVVFRYCDASGRTTPESNPNGSLNGIAAIANEGFNVLGMMPHPERASEKVLGSADGRGIFESIVRHLLTA; encoded by the coding sequence GTGAAGTTCGGGGTCGTCCGATTTCCGGGCTCCAACTGCGACCAGGACGCCTTCCACGTGCTGCGCGATGTCGTGCGCCAACCCGTGGACTATGTGTGGCACCAGGAGGCCGCGCTCAAGGGCTACGACTGCATCGTGCTGCCCGGCGGCTTTTCCTATGGCGACTACCTTCGCACAGGAGCGCTGGCGCGACTCTCGCCCGTGATGGATGCCGTCGCCAAGCACGCGGAGCGCGGCCGGCCGGTCATCGGCATCTGCAACGGGTTTCAGGTGCTCTGTGAGGCGCATCTGCTTCCGGGGGCGCTCGTCCGCAACGTGCGCCGCAAGTTCGTCTGCCGGACCGTGCACCTGCGCACGGAGAACGCCGGTACGCCGTGGACGTGCGCCCTACGCGACGCACAGGTGCTGCGCGTGCCGATCGCGCACGGCGAAGGCTGCTACGTGGCCGATGATGACACGCTGGCCGAGCTCAGCGCGGCGCGGCGCGTCGTATTTCGCTACTGCGATGCGTCGGGACGGACGACGCCGGAGAGCAACCCGAACGGGTCGCTGAACGGCATAGCGGCGATCGCGAACGAAGGCTTCAACGTCCTGGGCATGATGCCGCATCCGGAGCGCGCCTCGGAGAAGGTCCTCGGGTCGGCGGACGGCCGAGGCATATTTGAGAGCATCGTGCGTCACCTGCTGACTGCCTGA
- the greA gene encoding transcription elongation factor GreA → MSNDTEIVMTSSGYQRIERELERLRTVERRGVAERIRESKQFGEFAENAEYEEAKIEQAFVEGRIRDLRRILQHAQVLDQAEIPTDHIGVGSVVTVVDDELGEEWQFTLVGSVESDPDNDRISDESPIGQALLGKRAGDQVDVAVPDGRIRYTIKSIGK, encoded by the coding sequence ATGTCCAACGACACGGAAATCGTCATGACGTCTTCGGGCTACCAGCGCATCGAGAGGGAACTCGAGCGACTGCGGACCGTAGAGCGTCGGGGAGTCGCCGAACGCATCCGGGAGTCCAAGCAGTTCGGTGAGTTCGCCGAGAACGCCGAATACGAAGAGGCGAAGATCGAACAGGCGTTCGTCGAGGGCCGCATCCGCGACCTGCGTCGCATCCTGCAGCATGCCCAGGTGCTCGACCAGGCAGAGATACCCACGGACCACATCGGCGTCGGCTCCGTCGTGACCGTGGTAGACGATGAGTTGGGGGAGGAGTGGCAGTTCACACTGGTGGGCTCCGTCGAGTCCGATCCCGACAACGACCGGATCTCGGACGAGTCGCCTATCGGGCAGGCGCTGCTCGGCAAGCGCGCCGGCGACCAGGTCGACGTCGCCGTGCCAGACGGCCGGATCCGCTACACGATCAAGAGTATCGGCAAATGA